One region of Palaemon carinicauda isolate YSFRI2023 unplaced genomic scaffold, ASM3689809v2 scaffold57, whole genome shotgun sequence genomic DNA includes:
- the LOC137637186 gene encoding zinc finger BED domain-containing protein 5-like: MKEMLTFFTLEQQEEFCDLLADDTWFAKLSYLADIFELSNKVNASMQGKSENVSSSTYKIKALKGKLQLWGGKVKEGNLDMFSHVAVAANSGEIIPIISEHLAVLEKQLQYYFPDICTENYDWIRNPFVASTSTQSQLTLMEKEQLVELRHDRDLKLLHMQLPLDEFWVQIKTKYPHVAKKALVMLIQFSTSYQSELGFSALANIKTNKRERMKTLEEEMR, from the coding sequence ATGAAAGAGATGCTTACTTTTTTCACTCTTGAACAACAAGAGGAATTCTGTGATTTACTGGCAGATGACACTTGGTTTGCAAAATTGTCTTACTTAGCTGACATCTTTGAACTTTCAAACAAGGTAAATGCCAGCATgcaaggaaaatcagaaaatgtttcATCTTCCACTTATAAAATTAAAGCGCTGAAAGGAAAACTGCAACTATGGGGCGGCAAAGTAAAAGAAGGCAATTTGGACATGTTCTCACATGTTGCAGTAGCAGCAAACAGTGGTGAGATAATACCTATTATTTCTGAGCATCTTGCAGTACTGGAAAAACAACTTCAGTACTATTTCCcagatatatgcactgaaaactatGACTGGATAAGAAACCCATTTGTTGCATCTACATCTACCCAATCTCAGCTTACCCTCATGGAAAAAGAGCAGTTAGTGGAATTGCGTCATGATCGTGATCTAAAGTTATTGCACATGCAGCTGCCTCTTGATGAATTCTGGGTTCAGATCAAGACTAAGTATCCTCATGTTGCCAAAAAAGCTCTGGTAATGTTAATCCAGTTTTCTACTTCTTACCAAAGTGAGTTGGGGTTTTCTGCTCTagcaaacattaaaactaacaaaagggaaaggatgaaaactcttgaggaagaaatgaga